In a genomic window of Corvus hawaiiensis isolate bCorHaw1 chromosome Z, bCorHaw1.pri.cur, whole genome shotgun sequence:
- the LOC125320045 gene encoding cryptic protein-like: protein MYWGNHIRILFTVTLVWQAVRLEKGPEREERKEDVKSLNVTAQKQQPKNEETFMHALSDMNQSYENRKQQSSRSFVPFTGITESKKLNRHCCQNGGTCILGTFCACLKHFTGRYCEYDERLSNCGSIAHGVWVLKGCWLCRCGYGTLNCLSEIMHGDCELKSEKEEIIRLYSNGLRLQQTVFSVTCLLTILLELC, encoded by the exons ATGTACTGGGGAAATCATATTAG aaTTCTTTTCACTGTGACTCTGGTCTGGCAGGCTGTTCGCTTAGAAAAAG GACCTGAAAGAGAAGAACGTAAGGAAGATGTGAAAAGTCTCAATGTCAcagcacaaaagcagcagcCCAAGAACGAAGAGACCTTTATGCATGCTCTCAGTGACATGAACCAGAGttatgaaaatagaaaacaacAGAGTTCCAGATCATTCGTACCCTTCACTGGAATTACAGAGA GTAAAAAACTGAACAGACACTGCTGCCAAAATGGAGGGACTTGTATCCTGGGTACGTTCTGTGCCTGCCTAAAGCACTTCACTGGCAGATACTGTGAATATGATGAGCGGCTAAG CAACTGCGGCAGCATTGCCCACGGCGTCTGGGTGCTAAAGGGCTGTTGGCTTTGTCGGTGCGGCTATGGTACTCTGAACTGTCTTTCAGAAATAATGCACGGTGACTGTG aactgaaatcggaaaaggaggaaattatCAGACTGTACTCTAATGGGTTAAGATTACAGCAAACAGTGTTTTCAGTCACTTGCCTGCTCACCAtcctcctggagctctgctAG